The sequence TTGGCTCTTatggaagaaagagaagaagaagaagaggtcaGTTCATCCAGAAAAGCTTATAGAAAGCAATTGGCTGAGACTATGGGTCTTAACCGAACTCGAATCCTCGCATTCACCAACAAACCACCTTCTTCTACTTCTCTTCACCATCAGCATCAGCATCAGCATGAGCCTCCTCGACGCATTCCTCAGCGTCCCGAGAGAACTTTGGATGCTCCTGGCCTTGTGGATGACTTCTATCTCAACGTTCTCGACTGGAGCAGTGCTAATGTCCTAGCCGTTGCCTTGGCCAACTCTGTTTGTCTCTGGGATGCTTCCACTGGCTCCGTGACTACGCTTGTCACGTATGGTGAAGACCAAGGACCTGTCACAAGTCTAAACTGGGCGCATGATGGTATCAACCTTGGAGTTGGGCTCAACAATGGTCAAGTTCACATTTGGGACTGTGTAACCAAGACTCTACTGAGAACATTGCAAGGCTTCCACCACACACGAGTTGGGTCCTTGGCCTGGAACACTCATATATTGACAACCGGAGGAATGGACGGACGTATCTTCAACAACGATGTGCGGTTCATGTCATACCCTGTGTCTACTTACAAGGGTCACACTCAAGAGGTCTGTGGGCTCAAGTGGTCAGCATCTGGTCAGCAACTAGCTAGCGGCGGAAACGACCGTCTAGTACATATATGGGATCGTTCTACTAGTACGCAGTGGCTGCACAGGCTCAGGGGGCATACATCTGCAGTTAAGGCTCTCGCTTGGTGTCCTTTCCAAAGCGATTTGCTTGCATctggcggtggtgcagaagataGGAAGATCAAGTTCTGGAACACTCGCACAGGGGCTTGCTTGAATTCGCTTGACACTGCTTCCCAAGTCTCTTCTCTCTTGTGGAGCAACAATCAAAGAGAGCTGCTTTGCTCACATGGGTCTCAGCTCACACTGTGGAAGTACCCGTCGATGGTGAAAATGGCTGAGCTCTCTGGTCATACGTCAAGAGTTCTATCTATGACCCAGAGTCCAGATGGTTGTACTGTAGTTTCAGCTGCAGGAGACGAGAATCTGTGCTTTTGGAATGTTTTTGGACTACCTCACACCACCGCCAAAAAAACTGTTCCAAAAGCAGCTCATGAGCCGTTTTCTCATGTCGCTCGTATTCGTTGAAAACTCAACTACCCGAGGTTCCTTCTCCAGCCACTGTATTGACTAGAAAAATGTCCTCAAACTAGTTTTGTAAAAGTATATGTTGAATAGAGagctttttatcttttattttacaaGTTACGAATTTACTATGTTTTGATACTTAAGAGATTTGTTCTCTCACTTCCAGTCTCATCATTATTTTAGTGATCGGGTAGGATCTTTTAATTTAACTCTTATCatctaaatttattttggtaGGTTGACAATGAAAAGATAGAGTGCGAGGCTTCTGCATATCAGAAGAAACTTTTAATGAAGAGGGTTGAGGATTCGCTTGGAAACATGAAGGTGCTGTTTTGTGCTCTGCGTATTGTGTATTCAGTTGTTTCTtagttagttttctttttacagTCGCGTGCAGTGCACAACTCAGTGATGGAGCTTCGGAATATATATCACAATCATCCATATCTCAGCCAACTTCATACAGACGAGGTAATAGAAATTTACATAAATGCAAACAACTTCTGGTTAGGGAACTAAGGAAAGTTTTGATGAAGGGTCTGCGTaaatcactctctctctctctggtcaATAGCTGAGCATTATCTGCCTCCGGTAATAAGACTTGTGTGGGAAGCTTGAGATGTTGGACCCGCTCTTACCCATTATCTTCCTGAGCATTATGCTGCGCCAGTGTTGCCTTAAATGATATTATATCCCCAAGGATAATCATTGCTTGTAGAATATATTAcctgtgcatatatatatatatatatatatctgttcCAATTGAGGTTAAGGTTGGTGAATCGTCAGGATCCAAAATTACATCGGTTTGGAAATAAAATGAGATGTTGTTGTCCAAGATCAACCCGTCAGTTGTACAGTCGTCTGCcaggaaaaaagaaatgaaacatTAGGTATTGGTGGTTCTGGAAGGAAACAAACTACTGATGTTGCTCGTGTCATTTTCAGAGAAAAGCATAAAGTTGGGGAGCCTTCTGAAACAACGGTAACAAATGAAATAGATGGAAAATCCTCGGAAACGATGAATATGCTCATAGCCAAGACCAGCATGGCGAGACGAGAACGAGGCTAAGAAGTTTAGTTACAGCTTGGAAGTTGGAGCTCACAGCTGTAAGCTGACGTGGCAAGGGATTCCCAGAAGCATCAGAGACGGTCACAGAAAAGTGCGTCATAGTCAGTACAGAAGAGAAgagtagatgatgatgatgatccatgAGGCCAAAGCAAAATGGGGAATAAGAAGAGAATAAAGATATAATAAGctcaaaaacaaatataaacaccaaaagaaaaaagtttaagACACAAACTTGGAGGAACAGAAAGAGATGACGTAATCAGTGCCGGAACAAGTGAAGATACTGGTCGGATCATCATAAGCATAGCTATAAGCAGTAGGACAAGCTTCCTTGAACATTTTCGAGTAATTTGTTGGTCGACACGTAACAGGATTCCCATAAACTCCTCTACAACAATACTCATCTCTATCGAACACATCACAAGCACTCCTACACGAAACCACTTTCCCCTTAGATTTCACGGCAAGCTCCGGCGGACACTTTGATCTCAGGTCAGCCACACAGCCGGCGACACTACAGTTTCCCTTTCCGTTCATCGGAGTCACGGACATCGGAAGATTAAACCCGTCGACGAGACTCACGTCGTAGAAATCCAATGCGGCTAACGTGAACTCGGCGAGTGAAGCTGGTGGTTTTCCGGAGGCTGAGCATTTTAGGGTCGAGCCGCATGAACCGGTTTCGCATGTTCCGGTTCCGGTTTTGTCGAAATTGCAGCCGGTTCGTCCCCATATTCGACCTGACCAGCCTACTGGCGCGTTGAAGACTATGGATTGGCCCGGTTTGAGCTCGAATCCTCCGCCGTTGAAGTTTTCTCCGGGTGTTATCGCTGGCCAGATTGTTTGGTCACATGAGTTTACGATTGTGAATACTCGAGCTGACTCCGACCATTTTGTCCCTGTAGTTTAAATAATCACTAGAGACTAGAGTTCTAATCATTAACGGATATGAATCCATTGTTGAATGtgccaaataaaaataaaaattgataaaattcaTTGGCAGAAAAAAATCATAGAGAATGGGATTTCTCATGTAAcaattttaactaatttaagttatatttgtgattttttatataataaaaatattacctgaaaaataatatatatacatgatgAAAGCATGTGTATACAGATACATGGAGAGATACATCTACCATTAAAACTATTTTGGATATTGGATAATTACCTGATAAAAGTGTTAGAAATAGTAACAAGATCCTCGGTGACAAGTTGAAACGAAGATGCATAATACTGGAAAAGCTTTAACGATCAAAATATCCTTATTCGTTGGTCCGGGTGTGGTTGGATTACGGAGAATTACTGAGATGAGATTGCCTTTTTAAGAGAGGTATAGAGAATAACTTGCATGCATGGACAGTCTATATCTCAGATTATACTAAGgagtttttgccaaaactaacccacaacttgattttaaccccaatcctatacccaaacttgaatcaaatgcaaaactaacctaaaaacctagtgaaattacagttcagccccttgtgaccaaacaaaaaaacagaagtcatttttacgaatatagccccagtaaattgtctgagtcgtctgagatgttggaagtcgtctggacgactgaaatgtaagtcgtctggacgactgaaatgtaagtcgtctggtaccagtttattttaaaaataatttataaatcttgtaaaaaaatattttgatgcgtgaaaaataaaaatcaagtaattataaacagttttaagtgatataaattaagatatgataaaattgatttgttttgaagatagatgagtggaagtagtaaatcatgaaatactttggtttaggagtttgtcaaacatatgttgtagtattgtatgtattgttagggttagattttggaaaactaaaatgtttttttcaaattagttttcacctatatgtgtttatttctgtgtatactAAACactttcaagtttgatttgattttgttaagtgtttaattagataataagtttaggggttatgtttagggtgtggacgacttatatttcagtcgtctgttgaataatttactcggacgacgtatatttcagtcgtccacatcgtaccgaatctttaattttaccaatgtacgttttaacctaaccggatcatttaccGGACATATAAAAGCTAGTTTaagggttatgtttagggtctagacgacttacatttcagtcgtctggtgaagaaattaaaatagacgacttacatgtaagtcgtccaaatattcccgcctaaaatttttttaaaatttttttttccgcttaaataatttaaaccagacgacttatttgtaagtcgtctggaaagtcttctattttagtttcccgctaaaaatatttaatttcccgctaaaaatattaaacccttctgaacgacttacatgtaagtcgtatattttaatttcttcaccagacgactgaaatgtaagtcgtccaggaagtcgtttgactcacaaaatatttaacctaattggattttttgtcttcctatataaagaaaaacttacatgttctctctcctcctctcaaatggctgcaacaaaaatgtaatgttcatcattctaaaactctccaacctctctctaatctctttgactacaccaaactttatatgaatttttcagttttgtctcatgtatttcttaataatctatctcttttgcaggtttttaatcaaatggtactcatcttccactaatttaaaggtagatctattaattttagatatatatttttgtgtgttctataaatgtagatttatctaatcttccactcattttctctatttttaagtcatttgaacgtttttggatatgcacgtttttcagatctggatttgatatgcaggtttttcagatctggaagacttctgggacgacttacctgttagtcgtctggaagtcgtcggacttcttggaagtcttctgacaaagtcgtctggacttccaggaagtcgtctggacttccaagaagtcgtctggacttccaggaagtcgtctggacttcctggaagtcatctggacttcatggaagtcttctgacgaagtctccctttcataatagatctgagcgttttgataagttcttatgtctgatttttcttcatttggtaacttcttgttgtataaagttcttacttttttcccaaactaaaactctccaaacccactctaatctctttgacttgaaaacaccaaactttatatgaatttttcagttttgtctcatgtctttcttactaatctatcttttttgcaggtttttaattagatggtactcatcttccactaatttaaaggtagatctattatttttagatatgtatttttgtgtgttctgtaaaggtagatttatctaatcttccactcattttttctgtttttaagccatttgaacgtttttggatatgcaggtttttcagatctggatttaatatgcaggtttttcagatctggaagacttctgggatgacttacctgttagtcgtctggaagtcgtctggaagtcgtctggacttcttggaagtcttctgacaaagtcgtctggacttcctggaagtcgtctggacttcctaaaagtcgtctggacttcctgtaaagtcgtctggaagtcgtttaaacttcctaaaagtcttctgacaaagtcgtctgaacttcctggaagtcttctggacttcttaaaagttgtctggactttctggaagtcttctgacaaagttttcttccatatcaagtggagtccaagcttgtctttgtagaggaatgatctataatagttttgtttgtggtctgttttgtgaattgcatgtctactcttttagttgtgaattttttgtaaaatcagtaataatgttttccaagatgtattaaatgtgctaacaatgtgtttacacatttacaaatcaatgaaataatagacttcagtagcctttttcttatctttggacctctcatatgcaataataaattccaatggcctttttctgatcttaataaacaagaatattggtagcttcatattgatacaacattttaagaagcattttaatccttcttccaactcataacaatagtcatcattattgtctataacaataatacttaagagatggaaataaacaatagtaactagtcaaagcatatcatattttttataagtttgcgtagaaaaacttagtcaaatttagtaaaactaagggagagaacatattttgtaaatatgagttttacatatcttgaagttacttatcactcttaaaaatacaagttattcaaaaactaacgtagaagacttaaaaactagcggagaagacgcggacgacttcaatctaaattgtccagacgactaaacgatacgtcgtctggtcaacgcataggttatttttgcaattgactttgaaatctgttatttcggacgactgaaaaataagtcgtctactattgtttggttaaaaaaaactccaaaaaagctagacgacttacatttcagtcgtcataggttagttttgcatttgactggataatttcagaagtttgacttttctagacgacttacatttcagtcgtctagtcaaaattaaaataataatatttttttaaaagtagacgacttacagttaagtcgtcataggttagttttgcaattgaaaaaaaaaaacttctagatttaattatatacagacgacttataattcagtcgtccacgagacgactgaaatgtaagtcgtcgaggatttacgaggtttgaccagaatctcggaaaaaaatcctggacgacttacaagtaagtcgtctcgtggacgactgaattataagtcgtctgtgtataattaaatcttgaattttttttttcaattacaaaactaacctatgacaacttaattgtaagtcgtttacttttaaaaaaatattattattttaattttcgccagacgactgaaatgtaagtcgtctggggaagtcaaacttctgaaattatccagtcaaatgcaaaactaacctatgacgactgaaatgtaagtcatctaggttctttggaattttttttgaaacctaacaaaaacagacgacttaactttcagtcgtctcaggttacagatttcaaagtcaattgcaaaaataacctctgcgttgaccagacgacttccaggtaagtcgtctacagccagacgacttcccaagtaagtcttctgacgaacagatctggaaaaaaattcgatgtcataccttaaattggtgagataagttccttagcatacataaggcttctccaagcacacaaaatcacaaacgaaagtaacccacccagaatcgttagcttctatgactttatgaaccataaaaattttagaatcaaaatcttgggtttttttagctcattgtggagagaaagtgagagatatgttgtatttagttcacaagaatggaaaaagaagaagagtaaatcaattttgggagcattaaaagcttcaaattggttgttcatggtggttgtggtattgatgacaatgacaatcttgtaattacttgaagatgatgagggtgagagagtaaaaatgtcattttcgaaaaaaaaaaaattgatggcattttcgtaaattatatgaacttgtggggtgaatagggcaaaaccaattttcaagaaaaatggaggttagttttgtgtttgactttaagttataggtcaattctgcaaaaagcccttATACTAATCGTTCTCAAGTACTGTAAAACCGCAAAACAAGTtactgatatatggtgttttatacatcttgtatatgcttttaattggttttcagtctttatcgagtcttcctagtccttttggagtcattacaggtctggagttgcattggatgggagatggaccagctggaacaaaagaggcagcaaacagtgcaatttggtggttttcacgcagaacagtcttgatgactgttccggatagcggagcaacccgagtgattgttccgagtgagtgtttccagcggcagagattttttaaggaactacaatcattacggatttgccctaattatccctattttctctcccagccgcctgtggctttgatatatcatattttctgtttttctttattattctaCGCTGTTTTGGAGACAAGAACCAGACTTAGAGTTGGAGACTTGAGATTCTGCTActtttgtaaagggagaaggccatctctctcgatttagagaagaaccccctgaccctattactttatttcagtcatatttcatgttgctttatatctctgtctctgtgttttcttgctcCATGGCTGAGTATCAGCTTGCTTAGtcagggtgttagggtgttagatccgtgagcttgacataataagttataaatcgattgtcttcattcattgttgttcttaaggcttgcgCAGTTAACCACTTTATGCCTGACATACTACAgacattcgattgtggtagtgtgcacattaggttatttggtgtgcgtatacacgtaatatcaaattggcgccgttgccggggaccatctttttacctttatttttcggttatttatttagtctaagacctctaacttgccttatcctttttgttgcagctaatgttccaggtgcatgaccagtagacatactcggagaaacgcacaaggagagttagttacatttaccaaccaggagctagcaaggttagaaagaacaaatcgtcaacagccaaggcaaactgacaccactatgggtgatcacgccaatcaggatgatctcgctgcggctatggcactcatgcagcagcagatgcaacaaatgcagcagaccatccaagctcagcaggatgctgctgaacaggctgctctcgcgcgcaggaacaacaggcgcagactgttccaatcgggcagagaaaccttccgcaacatccctactacgcgctctgccattgttcctccactctgcaccaggcaggacttcgagatcaagcctgctttgatcggtctagtacagagaaaggtgttctctggtctctctacagaaattccaatggagcatattgagagcttcgaaaaagtctgcagtttcactcgcgcgaatggtgttccaccagaTTACATCAGGTGCATgttattcccattctctcttgatggaaaagctgcacggtggttgaactctctccctaccggctctctcacttcatgagaacaggtccgatcagcgtttctcagccatttctactctaaggcgagaacagctgcattgaggaacaagatcacctccttcagacagctcactgatgagcttttctgcgacgcatgggagcgcttcaatgactatcgcagagaatgtcctcaccatggatttgatgatgattaccctggacattttctatgatggagtggactggaaataccaaggtgctctaaactctgcgagcaatggagacttcatgactcaaaccactgatggagcgtttaagctgattgagaacatggctgctagctcagctaataagaaagaggagagtgattgctccaAGAAAGGAAACAGTTCTGACGCCCAGAaaatagatgagctgactgccaaggttgatcagctactgaaaaacaaccaagggcACGTTTTCAGCATGGAGCAACTACGGCCGGGCAtattcagaaccagaaccagcgacaaccgcagagcaatcCGCATGCTGTTCCAGCTACCGGGAAcagtcaaccagatgagctgaagggtctgggtatgatgatgcaacagctgttgcaggGTCAGCAGGTTCAGGCCAAGGCGTTGAATCAGGTAACCACGGAAATGACACCAGGATGGgcaacatgttcactgagctgaataacaagtatgacaatcttgcgatccatataagaaagatcgatgttcagcttgctcaaacagctgagagtgtcaagaggcaacaagagacgctccctggaagaactgataaaaatcctaggactgagcactgtaatgcaataGAGCAGCCGTTTGCTGAGACTGTTCTAGGCGCAGAAGAGAGACAGAGCAGTCTGCTAGCTCTGGAGTGACTGCTCCTAGCGAACCTGCTGAGACTCCACCATCTCGAGTCTATGTTCCAAGGTTCcctatccaattccacctagacatctgatggatcccattagtgaagagcagctgataggttttaacaagatggtgagaaggctTCCTAAAGAACTTGCATTCGAGATGCTCTGCAGATTCGTCCATTGCTCCAGTTCTTTAAACACTGTAGAGAGACTCAAGAGGAGATCAAGGTCTCTATATCCAAAGCACTGTCTACACCAGCACTGAAGGTattgcctaaggttgatgatcctggaaagtttgttttcccatgttccatcgcaggaacaaccttcaaggatgctctttgtgactctggttcttgtgtgaatctcgtctcaaaggctattgtagacgatttgggtattgctgatgttgagcgttctcagctgaccctgacctttgcaaactcttccagagcagtcccatatggaaccatccgcagccttcatgttcaagtaggggaatgcattttcctgctgagtttcaagttgttgagatgaacaaggatcatgagatgcctttgatatttggaa is a genomic window of Brassica napus cultivar Da-Ae unplaced genomic scaffold, Da-Ae ScsIHWf_959;HRSCAF=1355, whole genome shotgun sequence containing:
- the LOC125606734 gene encoding pathogenesis-related thaumatin-like protein 3.5, whose product is MHLRFNLSPRILLLFLTLLSGTKWSESARVFTIVNSCDQTIWPAITPGENFNGGGFELKPGQSIVFNAPVGWSGRIWGRTGCNFDKTGTGTCETGSCGSTLKCSASGKPPASLAEFTLAALDFYDVSLVDGFNLPMSVTPMNGKGNCSVAGCVADLRSKCPPELAVKSKGKVVSCRSACDVFDRDEYCCRGVYGNPVTCRPTNYSKMFKEACPTAYSYAYDDPTSIFTCSGTDYVISFCSSKFVS
- the LOC125606732 gene encoding cell division cycle 20.2, cofactor of APC complex-like — translated: MNTCRIVLQRRFLPVSNSKKEKFDRFIPNRAAMDFDYAHLALMEEREEEEEVSSSRKAYRKQLAETMGLNRTRILAFTNKPPSSTSLHHQHQHQHEPPRRIPQRPERTLDAPGLVDDFYLNVLDWSSANVLAVALANSVCLWDASTGSVTTLVTYGEDQGPVTSLNWAHDGINLGVGLNNGQVHIWDCVTKTLLRTLQGFHHTRVGSLAWNTHILTTGGMDGRIFNNDVRFMSYPVSTYKGHTQEVCGLKWSASGQQLASGGNDRLVHIWDRSTSTQWLHRLRGHTSAVKALAWCPFQSDLLASGGGAEDRKIKFWNTRTGACLNSLDTASQVSSLLWSNNQRELLCSHGSQLTLWKYPSMVKMAELSGHTSRVLSMTQSPDGCTVVSAAGDENLCFWNVFGLPHTTAKKTVPKAAHEPFSHVARIR